The Apium graveolens cultivar Ventura unplaced genomic scaffold, ASM990537v1 ctg2652, whole genome shotgun sequence genome includes a region encoding these proteins:
- the LOC141700644 gene encoding uncharacterized protein LOC141700644 encodes MKRKYIMLTLLIPGSKEPGNNIDVYLQPLIDDLKLLWDQGESIYDVYSQTNFTLRALIFCTISDFPRYGNFSRYTMKGAKAFPILEDATIDLHLNNCKKNVYMGDRTFLPLTHPYRMRKKSFDGTIETRVAHLPLTGEEVFERVKDINVVLGKLYKKPTLNSIWKKRSIFWDLPYWQHLQVRHCLDFMHIEKNVCEIVVGTMLNIPGKTKDGMKARLDMQEMGIQAELAPQKSGKRTYLPPAFYTLSRKEKISFCECLSSVKVPSGYSSNPKNIVSMKYLKLVGMKSHDCHVLMQHLLPIAIRGILPKHVRLVITKLCFFFNAIWSKVIDPMTLDTLQDDMIVTLCEFKMYFTQSLFDIMVHLVTHLVREIKICGPLYIRQMYPFKRFLCILKAYVRNRRLPEASIVEGYSIEETIEFCIGYLASAKPVGIPRSRHEGRLEGQGTLGHKMITPSIVILDKAYLFVLQHMTKVNPYLQEHIAMIRQIHPSKIGKWVTNEHNQSFVKWFKDRIMSQYSKVIPLFLLHSNG; translated from the coding sequence ATGAAGCGGAAGTATATCATGTTGACGTTGCTAATCCCCGGTTCTAAAGAACCAGGAAATAATATTGATGTTTATCTTCAGCCACTTATTGATGATCTAAAGTTATTGTGGGATCAGGGTGAAAGCATATATGATGTATATAGTCAGACAAATTTCACTTTGCGTGCCTTGATTTTTTGTACTATAAGCGATTTTCCTAGATATGGAAACTTTTCAAGATACACTATGAAAGGAGCGAAAGCTTTTCCAATCCTTGAAGATGCTACTATTGATCTCCATTTAAATAATTGTAAAAAGAATGTCTATATGGGTGATCGTACATTTCTTCCCCTTACTCACCCTTATCGTATGAGGAAAAAGTCTTTTGATGGAACTATCGAGACTCGAGTAGCTCATTTGCCTTTAACTGGGGAGGAAGTTTTTGAGCGCGTTAAAGATATTAACGTTGTACTTGGAAAGTTATATAAAAAGCCAACTCTAAATAGTATTTGGAAAAAAAGATCCATATTTTGGGATTTGCCATACTGGCAGCACTTGCAGGTTAGACATTGTCTTGATTTTATGCATATTGAAAAAAATGTTTGTGAAATCGTTGTTGGGACAATGTTGAATATACCTGGTAAGACAAAGGATGGGATGAAAGCGAGATTAGACATGCAAGAGATGGGTATACAAGCAGAGTTAGCACCGCAGAAATCCGGTAAACGCACATATCTACCTCCTGCTTTTTACACTCTTTCTAGAAAAGAGAAAATCAGCTTTTGTGAATGTTTATCTAGTGTAAAAGTTCCATCGGGATATTCCTCAAACCCAAAAAACATTGTCTCAATGAAATATTTGAAGCTGGTTGGCATGAAATCACATGATTGTCACGTTCTAATGCAGCATCTACTACCGATTGCAATTCGAGGCATATTGCCGAAGCACGTGAGATTAGTAATCACGAAACTGTGTTTCTTCTTTAATGCTATATGGAGTAAGGTCATTGATCCTATGACATTGGATACATTACAAGATGATATGATTGTTACACTTTGTGAATTTAAAATGTATTTTACACAATCATTGTTTGACATTATGGTGCATTTAGTGACTCATCTTGTGAGAGAGATTAAAATTTGTGGTCCTCTATATATCAGGCAAATGTATCCTTTCAAGAGATTTTTGTGTATCTTAAAAGCATATGTGAGAAATCGACGCCTGCCTGAAGCCAGCATAGTTGAAGGTTATTCGATTGAAGAGACTATTGAATTTTGCATAGGGTATTTAGCATCTGCCAAGCCGGTTGGAATTCCAAGATCTCGCCATGAAGGAAGACTTGAAGGTCAGGGTACATTGGGACATAAAATGATCACTCCTagtattgtaattcttgataaaGCCTATCTATTTGTTTTACAACACATGACAAAAGTTAATCCATACTTGCAAGAGCATATAGCCATGATTCGACAAATACATCCTTCTAAGATTGGAAAGTGGGTTACAAATGAACACAATCAATCATTTGTTAAATGGTTTAAAGACCGAATAATGTCTCAATATTCAAAAGTCATTCCTCTATTTCTACTACACTCAAATGGTTAG